The Nothobranchius furzeri strain GRZ-AD chromosome 6, NfurGRZ-RIMD1, whole genome shotgun sequence genome includes a region encoding these proteins:
- the LOC107374825 gene encoding beta-1,3-galactosyl-O-glycosyl-glycoprotein beta-1,6-N-acetylglucosaminyltransferase 4 yields MNIKRWIVRLKRKQLVPSIVSLLLTLSVLLLVRVKYNQVPGSSDVLLPLGNQSFLKHNINCSSIYDMDPVEVGKSLVIRRNKVEAEDGSLIDLMDDCSLFIETRGYDDVCISEEEKDFPLAYSLVVHKNAWMVERLIRAAYSPNNIYCVHYDQKSSAQFVTAMKGLARCLPNVFISSKHEEVFYASISRLKADLNCLSDLLNSQVRWKYVINLCGQDFPLKSNIELVSELRKLMGANMLETSRPSSLKKQRFMFHHELKDISFEYGKLPVKTQQEKTPPPHGIEMFIGNAYFVLSRDFIVHMNSSTVVKDFLAWSEDTYSPDEHFWATLVRVPGVPGEVPRSQPDITDLMSKTRLVKWQYLEENLYPPCTGQHVRSVCIFGAAEMRWLLSYGHWFANKFDPKVDPILIQCLEEKLEEKRKLFQSRTALTCGKVS; encoded by the coding sequence ATGAATATAAAGCGTTGGATTGTgaggctgaagaggaagcagctcGTTCCCTCGATCGTGTCGCTGCTGCTGACGTTGAGTGTCCTGCTGCTGGTCAGAGTGAAGTACAACCAGGTCCCCGGATCCTCAGATGTCCTGCTTCCTCTGGGGAATCAGTCGTTTCTCAAACACAACATTAACTGCTCATCTATTTATGACATGGACCCAGTGGAAGTGGGCAAGTCCCTGGTCATCAGGAGGAACAAGGTGGAGGCTGAAGATGGAAGTCTGATTGACCTCATGGACGATTGCTCCCTCTTCATCGAGACCAGAGGCTATGATGACGTGTGTATTTCCGAGGAGGAGAAGGACTTCCCTCTTGCTTACTCTCTGGTTGTTCATAAAAATGCGTGGATGGTGGAGAGACTAATCAGGGCAGCGTACTCTCCCAACAACATTTACTGTGTCCATTATGATCAGAAGTCCTCAGCTCAGTTTGTTACTGCTATGAAGGGCCTGGCCCGCTGTCTGCCTAACGTCTTCATCTCCAGCAAGCACGAGGAAGTCTTCTACGCAAGCATCAGCCGACTCAAAGCTGATCTCAACTGCCTGTCGGACCTGTTGAATTCACAAGTCAGGTGGAAGTATGTCATTAACCTGTGTGGGCAGGATTTCCCGCTCAAATCCAACATCGAGCTGGTGTCTGAGCTGAGGAAGCTGATGGGCGCCAACATGTTGGAGACAAGCCGACCATCTAGCCTTAAGAAGCAGAGGTTCATGTTCCACCATGAGCTTAAAGACATAAGCTTTGAATATGGAAAACTGCCAGTGAAAACTCAGCAGGAAAAGACCCCGCCACCACATGGGATAGAGATGTTCATAGGCAACGCCTACTTTGTGCTGTCGCGGGACTTCATTGTGCACATGAACTCCTCGACTGTGGTGAAGGATTTCCTGGCCTGGTCGGAGGACACCTACTCTCCGGACGAGCACTTCTGGGCCACGCTCGTGAGAGTGCCGGGCGTTCCCGGAGAGGTTCCCAGATCCCAGCCAGATATCACAGACCTGATGAGCAAGACCAGGCTGGTGAAGTGGCAATACCTGGAGGAGAACCTTTACCCACCGTGCACCGGACAGCACGTTCGCAGCGTTTGTATCTTTGGTGCAGCAGAAATGCGGTGGTTACTCAGCTATGGCCACTGGTTTGCCAATAAGTTTGATCCCAAAGTTGATCCCATTCTAATTCAATGTCTTGAGGAGAAACTGGAGGAAAAAAGGAAGTTATTTCAGTCACGGACAGCTTTGACTTGTGGTAAAGTTAGCTGA
- the LOC129164199 gene encoding interaptin-like yields the protein MAAEAINLNYMDLQESCKDPLHELRSVETEKQIIFNDKQDFLKVLKKINDYKDELKIIFQREKDDLEDENQRLEEKKRRLEQESKDLDTAKTEIQKEWKQIEEVKTSNQEFLEDLITKKSQTEKLWKSLQDSKANAIEEINQMKRDLEKEKFDFDESKKLSENKLEELRQALLAERDEFEQQKSSSELENENARQILQEEKENLQLIWQNLEEEKVDFKNELQIVKVKLTESQNHLQKGIQDVILQTKALQEDQLNFEKAKAETEKEHEEIYSFLQEGCTWLDLEKQSLERQKLEFVEVQNKLDQTNKELLQKERERMNQELREENIHFLELIKAERLCLKNGQNNLQEGLEDLILDRKNFQKEMIHFETQKTESEKEIAEIYSRLQEGFDILHVEKESLMQQMAEFEEKEKESNQLCLEVYQTLQDERELLELMKQSLQDEKIHFVELMKTESLSLHEKQTDLEKGLEDLILDRKSLSEDMIHFQQKKEDSPHEMNSVLQTLKDERESLELMRQALEQETEFEEANQKETSNINDTETAAEDEVESPSAQTEFLQERMMSFELPQTKSEEEISEMYNYLQNGLIYVDAGLESLENQRNTFEEMEKESHQTLRDIQRGLQEERDSLEMQKHSLEEEKLEFENMIATEKLSLHERQKDLEKVLEDLILDRKMFQKEMIHFETQKTESEKENAEIYSRLQEGFDILHVEKESLMQQMAEFEEKEKESNQLYLEVYQTLQDEREHLELMKQSLQDEKIHFVELMKTESLSLHEKQTDLEKGLEDLILDRKSLSEDMIHFQQKKEDSPHEMNSVLQTLKDERESLELMRQALEQETEFEEANQKETSNINDTETAAEDEVESPSAQTEFLQERMMSFELPQTKSEEEISEMYNYLQHGLIYLDAGLESLENQRNTFEEMEKESHQTLQDVQRGLQEERDSLEMQKHSLEEEKLELEKMIAIENLSLHERQKDLEKGLDDLILDRKMFQKEMIHFETQKTESEKENAEIYSRLQEGFDILHVEKESLMQQMAEFEEKEKESNQLYLEVYQTLQDEREHLELMKQSLLDEKNQFVELMKTESLSLHERQKDLEKGLEDLILDRKMFQKEMIHFETHKTESEKENAEIYSRLQEACEEKEEESNQLDLEM from the coding sequence ATGGCCGCTGAAGCTATCAACCTGAATTATATGGATTTACAAGAGAGTTGCAAGGATCCACTGCACGAATTAAGGTCTGTAGAAACTGAAAAACAGATTATCTTCAATGATAAGCAGGATTTTTTAAAAGTTCTGAAAAAAATTAACGACTACAAGGATGAGCTTAAAATCATTTTCCAGAGAGAGAAAGATGATTTGGAAGACGAAAATCAACGTCTAGAAGAAAAGAAACGGAGGCTTGAGCAGGAAAGCAAAGATTTGGACACAGCTAAGACAGAAATTCAAAAAGAATGGAAGCAGATTGAAGAAGTTAAAACATCAAATCAGGAATTTCTAGAAGATTTGATTACGAAAAAATCTCAAACGGAAAAGCTTTGGAAATCGCTGCAAGACAGCAAAGCAAACGCGATTGAAGAAATAAACCAGATGAAAAGAGATCTGGAGAAAGAGAAATTCGATTTTGATGAATCAAAGAAATTATCAGAAAACAAACTTGAAGAACTGAGACAAGCTTTGCTGGCTGAGAGAGACGAGTTTGAACAGCAGAAGTCTAGCTCAGAGCTGGAGAATGAAAATGCTCGACAGATTCTGCAAGAAGAGAAAGAAAATCTACAACTTATTTGGCAAAATCTGGAGGAAGAGAAGGTGGATTTTAAAAATGAGCTTCAAATAGTAAAGGTAAAGTTAACTGAAAGTCAAAATCATTTACAGAAAGGCATTCAAGATGTAATTCTCCAGACAAAAGCCCTGCAGGAAGATCAGTTGAACTTTGAAAAAGCAAAGGCTGAAACAGAAAAGGAGCATGAAGAAATATACAGCTTTCTCCAGGAAGGCTGCACATGGTTAGACTTGGAGAAACAAAGCCTGGAGCGGCAGAAACTCGAATTTGTGGAAGTTCAGAACAAATTGGATCAGACTAATAAGGAACTCCTGCAAAAAGAGAGAGAACGGATGAATCAGGAGCTGCGAGAGGAAAATATTCACTTTCTTGAACTGATAAAAGCAGAAAGACTTTGTCTAAAAAACGGTCAGAACAATTTGCAGGAGGGATTAGAAGATCTGATTCTCGACAGGAAAAATTTTCAGAAGGAAATGATTCACTTTGAAACACAGAAGACAGAATCTgaaaaggagattgcagaaaTATACAGTCGTCTCCAAGAGGGGTTCGACATTTTACATGTCGAGAAGGAAAGTCTGATGCAACAGATGGCAGAATTTGAGGAAAAAGAGAAAGAATCAAATCAGCTTTGTCTGGAAGTTTATCAGACTCTCCAGGATGAAAGGGAACTGTTAGAGCTGATGAAACAGAGTCTGCAAGATGAAAAGATTCACTTTGTTGAACTGATGAAAACAGAAAGTCTTAGTTTACATGAGAAACAAACTGATCTGGAGAAGGGATTAGAAGATCTGATTCTTGATAGGAAGAGTCTGAGTGAAGATATGATTCACTTTCAGCAGAAAAAGGAAGATTCACCTCATGAAATGAATTCAGTCCTTCAGACTCTGAAAGACGAGAGAGAAAGCTTAGAGCTGATGAGGCAGGCTCTGGAACAGGAAACAGAGTTTGAAGAAGCAAATCAAAAAGAAACCTCCAACATAAATGATACAGAAACAGCTGCGGAGGACGAGGTAGAAAGTCCTTCTGCTCAGACTGAATTTCTGCAGGAACGAATGATGAGTTTTGAACTTCCCCAGACTAAATCTGAAGAGGAGATAAGTGAAATGTACAATTATCTCCAAAATGGGCTTATATATGTAGACGCTGGACTAGAAAGTCTGGAAAATCAGAGGAATACATTTGAGGAGATGGAGAAAGAGTCTCATCAGACTTTACGAGACATCCAGCGGGGTCtccaggaggagagagatagttTAGAAATGCAGAAACACAGCCTGGAGGAAGAAAAATTGGAGTTTGAAAATATGATTGCAACAGAAAAACTTAGTTTACATGAGAGACAAAAAGATCTGGAGAAGGTATTAGAAGATCTGATTCTTGATAGGAAAATGTTTCAGAAGGAAATGATTCACTTTGAAACACAGAAGACAGAATCTGAAAAGGAGAATGCAGAAATATACAGTCGTCTCCAAGAGGGGTTCGACATTTTACACGTCGAGAAGGAAAGTCTGATGCAACAGATGGCAGAATTTGAGGAAAAAGAGAAAGAATCAAATCAGCTTTATCTGGAAGTTTATCAGACTCTCCAGGATGAAAGGGAACATTTAGAGCTGATGAAACAGAGTCTGCAAGATGAAAAGATTCACTTTGTTGAACTGATGAAAACAGAAAGTCTTAGTTTACATGAGAAACAAACTGATCTGGAGAAGGGATTAGAAGATCTGATTCTTGATAGGAAGAGTCTGAGTGAAGATATGATTCACTTTCAGCAGAAAAAGGAAGATTCACCTCATGAAATGAATTCAGTCCTTCAGACTCTGAAAGACGAGAGAGAAAGCTTAGAGCTGATGAGGCAGGCTCTGGAACAGGAAACAGAGTTTGAAGAAGCAAATCAAAAAGAAACCTCCAACATAAATGATACAGAAACAGCTGCGGAGGACGAGGTAGAAAGTCCTTCTGCTCAGACTGAATTTCTGCAGGAACGAATGATGAGTTTTGAACTTCCCCAGACTAAATCTGAAGAGGAGATAAGTGAAATGTACAATTATCTCCAACATGGGCTTATATATTTAGACGCTGGACTAGAAAGTCTGGAAAATCAGAGGAATACATTTGAGGAGATGGAGAAAGAGTCTCATCAGACTTTACAAGACGTCCAGCGGGGTCtccaggaggagagagatagttTAGAAATGCAGAAACACAGCCTGGAGGAAGAAAAATTGGAGTTGGAAAAAATGATTGCAATAGAAAATCTTAGTTTACATGAGAGACAAAAAGATCTGGAGAAGGGATTAGACGATCTGATTCTTGATAGGAAAATGTTTCAGAAGGAAATGATTCACTTTGAAACACAGAAGACAGAATCTGAAAAGGAGAATGCAGAAATATACAGTCGTCTCCAAGAGGGGTTCGACATTTTACACGTCGAGAAGGAAAGTCTGATGCAACAGATGGCAGAATTTGAGGAAAAAGAGAAAGAATCAAATCAGCTTTATCTGGAAGTTTATCAGACTCTCCAGGATGAAAGGGAACATTTAGAGCTGATGAAACAGAGTCTGCTGGATGAAAAGAATCAGTTTGTTGAACTGATGAAAACAGAAAGTCTTAGTTTACATGAGAGACAAAAAGATCTGGAGAAGGGATTAGAAGATCTGATTCTTGATAGGAAAATGTTTCAGAAGGAAATGATTCACTTTGAAACACACAAGACAGAATCTGAAAAGGAGAATGCAGAAATATACAGTCGTCTCCAAGAGGCATGTGAGGAAAAAGAGGAAGAATCAAATCAGCTTgatctggaaatgtag